ACGAGATTCCGGAAGCTCAACGCTCCGGAACTCTTAAAGGAGGTGTACCTCGGAGTGAAATTTGAAGATGGGCTACGAGTGAATCAACAAAATTGGAAAAAAGCCGCCTGAACTTTTACACACCTATTGACGGAACCTCAAAATTTTGGATCAAGTTGAGAGCCGCCCTCAAATAGAACCTTTGTATAAGGTCACTCTTGTCCAAGACAGGTTTGAGAATTTCCTAAAAAGTTAGAGTCGAGTAGGCCGGCGTTCGGGATTGGAATCAATTCCGCCGGCGTTTTTCTGTCCTCCGAACGAAATACAGAGAAAAAGACGTCCTCCTCGTCCAGAAGTAAATTCCTTTTGCGCAGTTCATCACAACCAAACCAGGAGGACGAGTCATGCTACGGACGGCGAGTTTGTTCAGTCAACTTCTTCAACATTTTCCCCGGAACGAGTTCCAGCTCTTGGTGAAGGAGCACCGAGCCGAATGGCGAGCGAAAGGATTCTCTTGCTGGACCCAGTTGGTCGCGATGTTGTTCAGCCAAATGGCTCACGCGGATTCTCTCCGGGAGATTTGCAACGGACTCTCGTGTTGTTTGGGAAAACTGGTTCATCTGGGGATCGGGCGGGCCCCCAACAAGTCGACCCTATCCTATGCCAACGAGCATCGCCCGGCCGGGTTGTTCGAGAAGCTGTTTTGGGTGGCGCTTGCGCGGTTTCGGTCGGAAGAAGGCGTCGGCCAGCGGAAGGGGAAGTTCCGGTTCAAAAATAAGCTCTTGTCGTTAGACTCCACCACGATCTCGCTCTGCTTGGCTTTGTTCCCCTGGGCGGAGTTTCGGCGAGCCAAAGGCGGCGTCAAGGTCCACGTGCTGTTGGATCATGACGATTACATGCCTGCCTTTGTCCATATCACCAACGCCAAGCTCCACGATGTCCGGATCACCCGGTATCTCTCCCTCCCCGCCGGCTCCATTGTGACGGACGATCGGGGCTATAACGACTACAAGCTGTTTGGGAAGTGGACCGAACGGGGGATCTATTTTGTCACGCGGATGAAGGACAACGCTGTCTACGAAGTGATCGAGAAACGGAAGGTTCCCAAAAACAGCAACATCCTCTCCGACGAGATCATTCGATGGACCGGATTCTATGCGGAAAAGCATTGTCCGCAGGCTCTGCGACGGGTCGTGGTCTGGGATGACAAACACCAGAGGGAA
This sequence is a window from Bdellovibrionota bacterium. Protein-coding genes within it:
- a CDS encoding IS4 family transposase is translated as MLRTASLFSQLLQHFPRNEFQLLVKEHRAEWRAKGFSCWTQLVAMLFSQMAHADSLREICNGLSCCLGKLVHLGIGRAPNKSTLSYANEHRPAGLFEKLFWVALARFRSEEGVGQRKGKFRFKNKLLSLDSTTISLCLALFPWAEFRRAKGGVKVHVLLDHDDYMPAFVHITNAKLHDVRITRYLSLPAGSIVTDDRGYNDYKLFGKWTERGIYFVTRMKDNAVYEVIEKRKVPKNSNILSDEIIRWTGFYAEKHCPQALRRVVVWDDKHQRELVFVTNHLEFGATTISAIYKDRWEIELFFKALKQNLTIKTFVGTSENALRIQIWTALIAMLLLKWLHHLSKARWSLSNLASMLRLNLFTYRDLRAWLDDPFQTPPLTPSSVQLSLPLPFLGQPANAKGDQAQKYATDRSGMPLLCGLLAQTCPVLDSSGIRFILKTAAESLQKFRRWVNTYRAIAFILKKTNLPLDISRSSNMANMWICDVLTGY